Proteins encoded together in one Ignavibacteriales bacterium window:
- a CDS encoding N-acetylmuramoyl-L-alanine amidase, which yields MTIETRTQRTCRRFGMPAATLALALITAGCSTGGQPAARHTSKKAVVVFQPSHQSDTGVNFNEAAVCNSIAEAALAASTGAVEVHKVWSYNSEGLHHAREGSNTKVDHTAMIDSLGRISGYAYELRETNKLRPDVFVALHNNGATNRNACWGYVHEGDAGETQNRELAGELVAAVCEASGLENGGVLGDSSPNRNDYRCKNSGKLSFYSLDENINSSPIRVLLEIGDNKVSFELLMDPAVQKKIGVAIQKIIEQRFGKAKP from the coding sequence ATGACGATCGAAACACGCACCCAGAGAACATGCCGGCGCTTCGGAATGCCGGCCGCCACACTAGCGCTTGCGTTGATTACTGCGGGTTGTAGCACGGGCGGACAACCTGCCGCACGCCATACTTCAAAGAAAGCCGTGGTTGTGTTTCAGCCATCTCATCAGAGCGATACAGGTGTCAATTTCAACGAGGCGGCCGTTTGCAACAGCATTGCGGAAGCAGCCCTGGCGGCGTCAACAGGAGCCGTGGAGGTTCATAAGGTGTGGAGTTACAATTCCGAGGGATTGCACCATGCCAGAGAAGGGAGCAACACAAAAGTCGACCACACGGCTATGATAGATTCGTTGGGGCGAATCTCGGGTTATGCATACGAGCTCCGGGAGACAAACAAATTGCGCCCCGATGTGTTTGTTGCTCTCCACAACAACGGCGCGACCAACCGGAATGCTTGCTGGGGGTACGTGCACGAAGGAGATGCGGGTGAAACGCAGAACAGGGAATTGGCCGGCGAGCTCGTGGCGGCCGTTTGCGAAGCTTCGGGCCTCGAGAACGGAGGAGTGCTTGGAGACAGTTCGCCAAACCGGAACGACTACAGATGCAAAAACTCCGGTAAGCTCTCATTTTACAGTCTTGATGAAAACATCAACTCGTCGCCGATCAGAGTACTTCTCGAGATCGGCGACAATAAAGTAAGTTTCGAATTATTGATGGATCCGGCGGTGCAGAAAAAAATCGGCGTGGCGATTCAGAAAATTATCGAACAACGATTCGGCAAAGCCAAACCCTGA
- a CDS encoding 1-deoxy-D-xylulose-5-phosphate reductoisomerase, protein MSVQKNIAILGSTGSIGTSSLDVIRSFPGHFRATYLTTNRNIDLLHEQINQFHPRGVVVLDEEKAVELRSRVDASVEVLSGTSGLEQVVTRDDVDTVISALVGFAGLKPTIAAIRHRKRIALANKETLVVAGGFITSLAREYGVDLLPVDSEHSAIFQCLVGEDRSKLAKLILTASGGPFLDVPAASFSVLTVEQALNHPKWKMGNKITIDSSTLMNKGLEVIEAHWLFGLPGEQIHVVIHPQSVIHSMVEFVDGSVKAQLGLPDMKLPIQYALTYPERWPMNGARIDFPALQSMTFFEPDRDKFRCLGLAYDALALGGTAPAVLNAANEVAVNSFLSRKISFEKIPTVIERALTLHKTRLNPDIHDIIEADRQTRDFVGTLLH, encoded by the coding sequence ATGAGTGTACAGAAAAACATAGCGATCCTCGGTTCGACCGGATCGATCGGCACAAGCAGCCTGGACGTGATCAGGAGTTTTCCCGGGCACTTCCGAGCCACATACCTTACCACCAACCGGAATATTGATTTGCTGCACGAACAAATCAATCAGTTTCATCCGAGGGGCGTTGTGGTGCTGGACGAGGAAAAGGCCGTCGAACTTCGATCGCGGGTTGATGCTTCTGTAGAGGTGTTGTCTGGTACGTCGGGACTGGAGCAAGTGGTAACGCGGGATGATGTTGATACCGTCATAAGCGCTCTGGTCGGATTTGCCGGCCTGAAGCCGACGATTGCCGCCATCCGTCACCGGAAGCGGATCGCCCTCGCGAACAAGGAAACGCTCGTCGTCGCCGGCGGCTTCATCACCTCGCTCGCACGCGAATATGGCGTTGATCTTCTCCCCGTCGATAGCGAGCATAGCGCAATTTTTCAGTGTCTCGTCGGCGAAGATCGCTCCAAGCTGGCAAAATTGATCCTGACTGCATCCGGAGGGCCTTTTCTTGATGTTCCCGCCGCGTCGTTTTCCGTTTTGACGGTCGAGCAGGCCCTCAATCACCCAAAATGGAAAATGGGGAATAAGATAACGATTGATTCCTCAACCCTTATGAACAAGGGGCTGGAAGTCATCGAGGCGCATTGGCTGTTCGGCCTGCCTGGCGAACAGATTCATGTGGTCATCCATCCGCAGTCTGTCATTCACTCCATGGTCGAATTTGTCGACGGCTCCGTCAAAGCCCAACTCGGGCTCCCCGACATGAAGCTGCCTATTCAGTACGCCCTCACGTATCCCGAGCGCTGGCCGATGAATGGAGCACGCATCGATTTTCCGGCGCTTCAGTCCATGACGTTTTTTGAACCCGACAGAGACAAGTTCCGCTGCCTGGGACTCGCGTACGATGCTCTTGCGCTGGGCGGAACAGCCCCTGCCGTCCTCAATGCGGCCAACGAGGTCGCCGTCAATTCTTTTTTGAGTCGCAAGATTTCGTTCGAGAAGATTCCGACGGTAATAGAGCGGGCTTTGACCCTCCATAAAACCCGATTGAATCCCGATATTCACGATATTATTGAAGCAGATCGGCAAACACGTGATTTTGTAGGAACTCTTTTGCACTAA
- a CDS encoding PorV/PorQ family protein, whose translation MRRYGNIIAIILALHAIVGAQTIAKYAGEFMAIGVGGRALGLGGAHVAMVNDATAGYWNPAALARINYPEGIVMHDERFGSLVNYDFAGVAIPYGPDASLGLSVLRLGVDGIPDTRDAWIDGNGNGVFDKADRLDYDKISYFNAADWALYFTYAKRSSREFKYGANVKIIRRDLADQSATGIGFDVGALYAPTDDLSLGINIQDVTTTLVAWSTGRNELVSPTMKIGAAYGIDALNGRFTPVVDIDVHFENRRFASIANLGPVSFDPHAGLEFDYKKTLALRVGYNDIKQLTLGAGLHLRMLDVDYSFAKFAADETLGNTHRISLRFMLQDERFVRAAARQ comes from the coding sequence ATGCGAAGATACGGGAATATTATTGCTATAATACTGGCGCTTCACGCCATCGTGGGCGCGCAAACAATCGCCAAATACGCCGGCGAGTTCATGGCAATTGGTGTTGGGGGCCGGGCGCTCGGGCTTGGCGGCGCGCACGTTGCCATGGTCAACGACGCGACGGCTGGCTATTGGAATCCGGCGGCGCTTGCTCGGATCAACTACCCCGAAGGCATCGTCATGCACGATGAGCGCTTTGGAAGCCTTGTGAACTATGACTTTGCCGGGGTGGCAATCCCGTATGGTCCGGATGCGAGCCTGGGATTAAGCGTCCTGAGGCTTGGCGTTGACGGAATCCCGGACACCAGAGATGCTTGGATCGACGGCAACGGCAACGGCGTTTTCGACAAGGCCGATCGTCTGGATTATGACAAGATCAGCTATTTCAACGCGGCAGATTGGGCGCTGTATTTCACGTATGCAAAACGATCGTCGAGAGAATTCAAGTACGGAGCGAACGTCAAAATTATCCGTCGCGACCTGGCAGATCAGTCTGCGACGGGTATCGGGTTTGATGTTGGGGCTCTCTATGCGCCAACCGACGACTTGTCGCTCGGCATAAACATCCAGGATGTCACGACAACACTCGTGGCATGGAGCACCGGGCGCAACGAACTTGTATCACCGACCATGAAAATCGGCGCGGCATATGGAATTGACGCTCTTAACGGCCGGTTCACACCGGTTGTCGATATTGATGTTCACTTTGAAAACCGCCGCTTCGCGTCCATCGCAAATCTCGGTCCGGTGAGTTTTGATCCGCATGCCGGATTGGAATTTGACTACAAGAAGACCCTGGCGTTGCGCGTTGGATACAACGACATCAAACAGCTCACTCTCGGAGCCGGACTTCATTTGCGTATGCTCGACGTCGACTATTCGTTTGCGAAGTTCGCCGCTGACGAGACCCTGGGGAACACTCATCGTATTTCGTTGCGGTTTATGTTGCAGGATGAAAGGTTTGTGAGAGCAGCGGCGCGGCAATAA
- a CDS encoding cysteine peptidase family C39 domain-containing protein produces the protein MHGKAAISFSVVGFLAVGFAVSWKLASGSPPTDAVNHPVGESEVIYLGSNGVAFQQRTNDCGLAALVMVLDHHGIKTSVGELARKVQWQRKGTSMATVKELGQLCGLELCGWKLGFKDLSGTPFPLIFLVEDNHFIVVDSVDRRGNLFVRDPSVGRLRIPSNKMADRWRGQALVWCGEGRRSD, from the coding sequence ATGCACGGTAAAGCCGCAATAAGCTTCAGCGTTGTTGGTTTTCTGGCTGTCGGATTTGCGGTTTCGTGGAAGCTTGCAAGCGGAAGCCCGCCAACTGACGCGGTGAACCATCCAGTCGGCGAATCCGAAGTCATCTATCTTGGATCCAACGGCGTCGCGTTCCAACAGCGGACAAATGATTGTGGTTTAGCGGCGCTGGTAATGGTGCTCGACCATCACGGCATCAAAACCTCGGTGGGAGAGCTGGCTCGTAAGGTCCAATGGCAGCGCAAGGGGACGAGCATGGCGACCGTGAAGGAGTTGGGACAGTTGTGTGGTCTTGAGCTCTGCGGATGGAAGCTCGGGTTCAAAGATCTTTCGGGTACGCCGTTCCCGCTTATCTTTCTCGTTGAGGATAATCATTTCATCGTAGTGGACAGCGTAGATAGAAGGGGAAATCTGTTCGTGCGAGATCCCTCTGTCGGAAGGTTAAGAATTCCGAGTAATAAGATGGCGGATCGATGGCGGGGACAGGCTCTTGTGTGGTGCGGTGAGGGGCGACGATCCGATTAG
- a CDS encoding YIP1 family protein: MSTLSNILVAPSDAFEEIRTRPRWFLASLTCLVTFFVLVWLAGCWKNVTDGFTLSYLLGPALISPMIVGIVSLGSTTFLYLMNMVVWGERGEAPGFRMIFSLNIHCAAIILLGEIFNFLMVRANVLGDSEFALPNRFPAGLDLFFFIFGNPGPYATILLHSTSVFVLWYLFVLAKGMAVLTASSRLRSGLIAASLWFVAVATAMSLAYAAGGGTVIRIRME; this comes from the coding sequence ATGAGCACCCTTTCGAACATTCTTGTTGCACCATCAGACGCCTTCGAGGAAATCAGAACACGCCCCCGGTGGTTCCTTGCATCGTTGACGTGCCTGGTGACATTTTTCGTACTCGTATGGCTGGCCGGATGTTGGAAGAACGTGACAGACGGTTTCACGTTGTCATATCTTCTTGGGCCCGCCTTGATTTCTCCCATGATTGTTGGTATCGTCTCTCTAGGAAGTACGACGTTCCTTTACCTCATGAACATGGTGGTCTGGGGAGAAAGGGGAGAGGCGCCAGGGTTTAGGATGATATTCTCGCTCAACATTCACTGCGCGGCGATCATTCTCCTTGGCGAAATTTTCAACTTCCTGATGGTTCGTGCAAACGTTCTTGGTGATTCGGAATTCGCATTGCCGAATCGTTTTCCCGCCGGACTGGACCTTTTCTTCTTCATCTTTGGCAATCCAGGCCCGTATGCGACGATACTTCTTCACAGCACGAGCGTGTTCGTCCTCTGGTATTTGTTCGTGCTCGCGAAGGGGATGGCGGTTCTCACTGCATCAAGCAGGTTGAGATCCGGTCTGATCGCCGCCAGCCTCTGGTTCGTCGCAGTCGCAACAGCGATGAGCCTGGCATATGCAGCCGGAGGCGGAACGGTCATAAGGATTAGAATGGAGTGA
- a CDS encoding CHASE2 domain-containing protein, with amino-acid sequence MASYSFKKNILPVLLKAGIGLGIGILVALIRVADPGFIQNVDHLTTDYRYQQRYDRQKSGGEQWDRNLANVIIIGINDKDLTALPETFPFPRSYYAHVIENLEKAGVLGVVLDVTFDSKRDSVTDAAFENVMTKYNNVVLAAKSEESTGGGKYTLSTLERAYGNYFYKPGRRVGLTNIAGKDRDDVARRYYPMMAVGNFLTPTLGFAALNLALNLADTAVVDVRGRNLVLGDRVIPTIDGRSFMLNYYGPSGTFRYLKFQEVIDDSTFKTKEELEVEADINQFDIDPEVPKALKGKIVIIGSTMPEERDYHAIPILNPDGTSLMYGVEIHATAIQNVLDQNYIRRADPNLELGLIVFLSLISFLVILRVRQIKVRFVALLEVASLAIVALLVFAVFEIAVRSFMNDSTLVNIVYPGLAVVLAYLGAAVYQYLSERQQKALIKNVFSKYISAAVVNELVANPEKAKLGGDRRELTVFFSDIAGFTTISEQFYTRPEGLVELLNEYLDEMTTIVLNHQGTLDKYEGDAIMAFWGAPIPQKDHALRTCLASLDMQKRLAALRPKWKKEGRPALEVRIGINSGTMIVGNMGGRDRFDYTVIGDSVNLASRLEGANKQYGSSIMISDFTYQHVKGQVMVRELDLIQVKGKTAPVKVWELLGTADMHMTDDQKQSLEIYHEGLRLYRERSWQEAIAYFQQAKQLDPTCRVSEIYEQRANLYQLNPPPADWTGVFVMTTK; translated from the coding sequence ATGGCATCCTACTCATTCAAAAAAAACATCCTCCCTGTTCTGCTTAAAGCCGGAATCGGACTGGGGATTGGCATTCTTGTCGCCCTCATCCGCGTCGCGGATCCCGGGTTTATTCAAAATGTCGATCACCTCACCACCGACTATCGCTATCAACAGAGATATGATCGGCAGAAGAGCGGCGGTGAGCAGTGGGATCGGAACCTTGCCAATGTCATAATCATCGGCATCAACGATAAAGACCTCACAGCGCTTCCCGAGACGTTCCCGTTCCCCCGTTCATATTATGCGCATGTGATTGAAAACCTTGAAAAGGCCGGCGTTCTTGGGGTTGTGCTTGACGTGACTTTTGACTCGAAGCGCGATAGCGTTACCGATGCGGCGTTCGAGAACGTCATGACCAAATACAACAATGTTGTGCTTGCTGCAAAAAGTGAGGAGTCTACAGGCGGCGGGAAGTACACGCTGAGCACTCTGGAGCGGGCATACGGCAACTACTTTTACAAACCGGGCCGGCGAGTCGGCCTCACCAATATCGCCGGGAAAGACCGGGATGATGTAGCTCGGCGCTATTATCCGATGATGGCCGTTGGAAATTTTCTGACGCCCACGCTCGGCTTCGCGGCGCTCAACCTCGCGCTGAACCTCGCTGACACGGCTGTGGTGGATGTTCGTGGTCGAAACCTTGTGCTCGGCGACCGGGTCATACCCACGATCGACGGGCGCTCATTCATGCTTAATTATTACGGCCCGAGCGGCACCTTCCGGTATTTGAAGTTTCAGGAAGTCATAGATGACTCCACGTTCAAAACGAAAGAAGAGCTGGAAGTCGAAGCAGACATCAACCAGTTCGATATCGACCCCGAGGTGCCCAAAGCTCTAAAGGGGAAGATTGTCATCATCGGTTCCACGATGCCGGAAGAGCGCGATTACCACGCTATTCCCATACTGAATCCCGATGGAACTTCTCTGATGTACGGAGTGGAGATTCACGCAACAGCGATACAGAATGTTCTGGACCAGAATTACATACGCCGCGCTGATCCAAACCTCGAGCTGGGCCTGATCGTGTTTCTCTCCCTTATTTCGTTTCTCGTGATTCTGAGGGTCAGACAGATAAAGGTCCGTTTTGTCGCCCTGCTGGAGGTTGCGTCCCTCGCTATCGTGGCGCTGCTGGTGTTCGCTGTGTTCGAGATCGCCGTTCGTTCTTTCATGAACGACAGCACGCTCGTCAATATTGTGTATCCCGGCCTGGCTGTTGTCCTCGCCTATCTCGGCGCTGCCGTCTATCAATATCTCTCCGAACGACAGCAGAAAGCCCTGATCAAGAACGTCTTCAGCAAGTACATCAGCGCAGCGGTCGTCAATGAACTCGTCGCAAACCCGGAAAAGGCAAAACTCGGCGGCGATCGTCGTGAGTTGACGGTTTTCTTCTCTGATATTGCCGGCTTCACAACAATCTCTGAGCAGTTCTACACTCGGCCGGAAGGTTTGGTGGAATTACTCAATGAGTATCTCGACGAAATGACCACCATCGTTCTGAACCATCAGGGAACGCTGGATAAATACGAGGGGGATGCAATCATGGCCTTCTGGGGGGCGCCGATCCCTCAAAAAGACCACGCCCTTCGTACGTGCCTCGCGTCGCTTGATATGCAAAAACGTCTCGCCGCGTTGCGACCGAAATGGAAGAAAGAAGGAAGACCGGCTCTCGAGGTCCGGATCGGTATCAACTCGGGAACAATGATTGTCGGCAATATGGGAGGAAGGGACCGGTTCGACTACACTGTTATCGGTGACAGCGTCAACCTCGCGTCCCGCCTGGAAGGAGCAAACAAGCAATATGGCTCCAGTATCATGATCAGCGATTTCACCTACCAGCATGTAAAGGGGCAGGTGATGGTTCGCGAACTCGATCTCATTCAGGTAAAAGGAAAGACGGCGCCGGTGAAGGTGTGGGAACTGCTCGGCACGGCCGACATGCACATGACCGACGACCAAAAGCAGTCGCTGGAAATTTATCACGAAGGGCTTCGGCTCTACCGTGAACGGAGCTGGCAGGAAGCCATCGCGTACTTCCAACAGGCAAAGCAACTTGATCCAACCTGCCGGGTGTCGGAAATCTACGAACAGCGGGCGAATCTCTATCAACTCAATCCGCCCCCTGCAGATTGGACCGGCGTCTTCGTGATGACAACAAAATAG
- a CDS encoding FecR domain-containing protein: MKRSFMLVIIVVVAALLAAPAWNFQDKKPIAAYIMKVVNNVERRGGPSQGWTKAVQLSELKAGYEVRTQEKSFAMIKFADDSKVAVREKSIITISGEVAGGKILNRDVYIERGRTSFDIKKQQTEQFRFTSPISVASIRGTEGGTGFDPATTFADITIITGVAEFSSTRSGCKVDVKAGMTGTIDSSASCKTDTASHRELNNNNPGSGLNQGTVIDTTKQGGNSQPPPPPATNKFTLNSSLSGTLTSGAGALIKIALANPPEEIGQVTLFYRNQGEPSFKQLSMAISGPNISGTVPPGDIKAGTAKIFEYYFSMRGSNGTTYTFPDTSPESAPYTLPVKPRVVYLKIPVTSPTGEQRFLQISYEE; the protein is encoded by the coding sequence ATGAAACGATCATTCATGCTTGTCATTATTGTCGTTGTTGCAGCCCTCCTCGCGGCTCCTGCCTGGAACTTCCAGGACAAGAAGCCGATCGCGGCCTACATCATGAAGGTTGTCAACAATGTCGAGCGCAGGGGCGGTCCTTCTCAGGGCTGGACAAAGGCGGTGCAACTTTCCGAGCTCAAGGCCGGTTATGAGGTCCGCACACAAGAGAAGTCGTTTGCGATGATCAAGTTCGCCGACGATTCAAAGGTTGCTGTACGCGAGAAGTCGATCATCACGATCTCGGGCGAGGTTGCCGGCGGGAAGATTCTCAATCGCGACGTCTACATCGAACGCGGGCGAACATCCTTCGACATCAAAAAGCAGCAGACCGAGCAATTCCGGTTTACCTCACCGATCTCTGTTGCATCCATCCGCGGCACAGAGGGAGGAACGGGATTCGATCCGGCAACCACGTTTGCCGACATCACAATTATTACCGGTGTCGCTGAATTCTCGAGCACGCGGAGCGGCTGTAAAGTAGATGTCAAGGCTGGCATGACCGGAACGATTGACAGCAGCGCCAGCTGCAAGACGGACACTGCGTCCCACCGCGAGCTGAACAACAACAACCCGGGCTCCGGACTCAATCAGGGAACCGTCATCGATACCACAAAGCAGGGTGGCAACAGCCAACCTCCGCCGCCCCCTGCGACGAACAAATTTACGCTGAACTCCTCGTTGAGCGGGACGTTGACATCCGGCGCAGGAGCGCTGATCAAGATTGCTCTCGCGAATCCGCCCGAGGAAATCGGCCAGGTAACACTGTTCTACAGGAACCAGGGCGAGCCGTCGTTCAAGCAGCTCTCAATGGCCATCAGCGGCCCCAACATCTCGGGTACTGTGCCACCTGGAGACATTAAAGCGGGGACTGCGAAGATATTCGAATATTACTTCTCCATGCGCGGCTCCAACGGAACGACGTATACCTTCCCGGATACAAGCCCTGAGTCGGCGCCATACACGCTGCCGGTCAAACCCAGGGTGGTGTACCTCAAGATCCCGGTTACCTCTCCCACGGGAGAGCAGCGCTTTCTGCAAATCTCTTATGAAGAGTAG
- a CDS encoding dodecin family protein, with the protein MPNRVYKHIELTGTSSTSIEDAVQSAVARASRTVRNIRWLQILETRGQVDEGKVVQWQVTLKAGFTLDE; encoded by the coding sequence ATGCCAAACAGGGTTTACAAACACATTGAACTGACGGGGACGTCAAGCACATCGATCGAAGACGCTGTCCAGAGCGCTGTTGCGCGCGCTTCCAGGACTGTGCGAAACATCCGATGGCTGCAAATCCTTGAGACGCGGGGCCAGGTCGACGAAGGAAAGGTGGTTCAGTGGCAGGTTACGCTGAAGGCGGGGTTCACGCTGGACGAGTGA
- the rseP gene encoding RIP metalloprotease RseP has protein sequence MDFFPTLFYFLVVIGVLVLVHELGHFLAAKFFGMRVDRFSIGFPPRAFGKKIGDTDYCVSWIPIGGYVKIAGMVDESFDTEFMNEDPKPWEFRAKPIWQRMIVICAGVVMNVLLAIVIFWGIIMYQGKTVKPVTEVGYVAAESPAAKAGFQVRDVIVSVNGEPAANWEEIENLLYSTALSGNLIVNLKRNGEATSLKIGRPITSEMLESGLGLFPAGIVALVGSVEAGKPADLAGLKAGDVILDLGNQKISYHSLPETVKRFAGKEVTITWKRDGEVKEARLVPTGEGKIGVGYTPLYNGPYANVHYSVFAALPEGIKDAWNMSWMNVKSIYQIFVGRVSLSKSVAGPIMIAKMATRSAEVGVINFLGFMALLSMNLAILNLFPFPALDGGHAMFLIYEAIFRREIPAKVKIALQQVGFVLLLVFMAFVLYNDIIRF, from the coding sequence ATGGATTTCTTCCCAACCCTCTTTTACTTCCTCGTTGTCATCGGCGTCCTCGTGCTTGTGCATGAGCTCGGCCACTTTCTGGCAGCGAAGTTCTTCGGAATGCGTGTGGATCGCTTCAGCATCGGTTTTCCTCCACGCGCCTTCGGCAAGAAAATCGGAGACACAGACTATTGCGTTTCCTGGATTCCCATTGGCGGGTACGTGAAGATCGCCGGTATGGTGGATGAGAGTTTTGACACCGAGTTCATGAATGAAGATCCGAAACCATGGGAGTTTCGCGCAAAGCCGATCTGGCAACGCATGATCGTGATCTGCGCCGGCGTCGTGATGAACGTCCTCTTGGCGATTGTCATCTTCTGGGGAATCATCATGTATCAGGGCAAGACCGTCAAGCCGGTCACCGAGGTCGGCTACGTGGCTGCGGAAAGCCCCGCGGCAAAAGCCGGGTTTCAGGTACGCGACGTTATCGTCAGCGTCAACGGTGAACCGGCTGCGAACTGGGAAGAAATAGAGAACCTTCTCTATTCAACCGCTCTTTCCGGGAATCTTATTGTCAACCTGAAGCGCAACGGCGAGGCGACAAGTCTGAAGATCGGGCGACCAATTACCTCCGAAATGCTCGAGAGTGGTCTCGGGTTGTTTCCGGCAGGAATCGTTGCGCTCGTTGGAAGCGTTGAGGCTGGCAAACCGGCCGACCTGGCGGGTCTGAAGGCGGGGGATGTGATTCTGGATCTGGGCAATCAGAAAATCTCTTATCACTCTTTGCCCGAGACGGTCAAGCGCTTTGCGGGCAAAGAGGTAACGATCACGTGGAAGCGTGACGGGGAGGTCAAGGAAGCTCGTCTTGTGCCAACCGGCGAGGGGAAAATCGGCGTTGGGTACACGCCCCTTTATAATGGTCCGTATGCAAACGTTCATTATTCCGTTTTCGCTGCGTTGCCGGAAGGGATCAAAGATGCCTGGAACATGAGCTGGATGAATGTGAAAAGCATCTACCAGATATTCGTCGGGCGGGTCTCTCTTTCAAAATCAGTTGCCGGTCCGATCATGATCGCCAAGATGGCGACACGGTCCGCAGAGGTTGGCGTTATCAACTTCCTTGGATTCATGGCGCTGCTGAGCATGAACCTTGCGATTCTGAATCTTTTTCCGTTCCCGGCCCTCGACGGCGGGCATGCCATGTTTTTGATCTATGAAGCCATCTTCCGTCGCGAGATCCCGGCGAAGGTGAAGATCGCTCTTCAGCAGGTGGGCTTTGTCCTTTTGCTTGTTTTTATGGCCTTCGTTCTGTATAATGACATCATTCGTTTTTGA